A genome region from Anastrepha obliqua isolate idAnaObli1 chromosome 4, idAnaObli1_1.0, whole genome shotgun sequence includes the following:
- the LOC129244586 gene encoding uncharacterized protein LOC129244586, which yields MKLFITLVIAACFACACADVSHILHQYGHETTPQPGPPNPYVFSYQAGRAPGHVDRQHTEVSDGSGVVRGAFSYVDPKNQLRTVQYVADKNGFHPQLSHEQEDTEAVKQAKQKHFSLYNRIAQEHAAEGGQAGLHNAYAAGPRNTEAVAYATHKHLSEYERIAAEHARMRAELEAQRLSNPQDDGQYHGEEEQYQHY from the exons ATGAAACTGTTCATTACGCTG GTGATTGCAGCCTGTTTCGCTTGCGCATGCGCTGATGTCTCGCACATTTTGCACCAGTACGGCCATGAAACCACTCCACAGCCAGGACCACCAAACCCCTATGTCTTCAGCTACCAAGCTGGACGTGCGCCTGGCCATGTAGATCGCCAGCACACTGAAGTTTCTGATGGCTCGGGCGTTGTGCGTGGGGCCTTCTCCTACGTCGATCCCAAGAATCAGCTGCGCACTGTGCAGTACGTAGCCGACAAGAACGGTTTCCATCCGCAACTGAGCCACGAACAGGAGGACACTGAAGCAGTGAAGCAGGCAAAACAAAAGCATTTCTCATTGTACAATCGCATTGCGCAAGAACATGCCGCCGAGGGGGGTCAGGCCGGGCTTCAT AACGCATACGCTGCCGGCCCGCGGAACACTGAGGCTGTTGCCTACGCCACACACAAGCATCTTAGTGAATATGAGCGCATAGCTGCTGAACACGCACGCATGCGTGCCGAGCTCGAGGCACAGCGCTTGAGTAATCCCCAGGATGATGGCCAGTATCACGGCGAGGAGGAGCAATACCAACATTACTAA